Proteins from a single region of Salvelinus sp. IW2-2015 linkage group LG4p, ASM291031v2, whole genome shotgun sequence:
- the LOC111958810 gene encoding dynein light chain 2, cytoplasmic translates to MTDRKAVIKNADMSEDMQQDAVDCATQAMEKYNIEKDIAAYIKKEFDKKYNPTWHCIVGRNFGSYVTHETKHFIYFYLGQVAILLFKSG, encoded by the exons ATGACTGACAGGAAGGCAGTAATCAAGAATGCTGACATGTCTGAGGACATGCAGCAGGATGCAGTGGACTGCGCTACCCAGGCCATGGAGAAATACAATATAGAGAAGGACATTGCGGCCTACATAAAGAAG GAATTTGACAAGAAGTATAACCCAACATGGCATTGCATTGTTGGGAGGAACTTCGGCAGCTACGTCACTCATGAGACAAAGCATTTCATCTACTTCTATTTGGGGCAGGTGGCCATCCTCCTCTTCAAGTCTGGCTGA